The Hydrogenophaga crocea genome contains a region encoding:
- a CDS encoding pseudouridine synthase — MTQPAPPKPRPERRAPATEPAADALSFDEVVSGAFDEAAAPEDTAAAAAGPARRVLQPEADSPKLHKVLAQAGLGSRLEMESLIEQGRVSVNGEPAHVGQRIRQGDIVRVNGKPVRLRLQAPPPRVLAYHKPAGEVVTHDDPQNRPTVFRRLPRLHQGKWQSVGRLDLNTEGLLLFTNAGELANKLMHPRFGLQREYAVRVLGALSNEEKQRLLDGVNLDDGMAQFQSIDDGGGEGANCWYRVTIGEGRNREVRRMFEAVGHAVSRLIRIRYGAVVLPRGLRRGDWVELGERDVQRLGQAAGMAAPRPVRAPAPAAPATARRKYGPGPKLPPAPPSRARRSGPPRGDPDPMKTSQGYIGQDAVQRQRRQANAAGAPKGRGRSGPRG; from the coding sequence ATGACCCAGCCGGCTCCCCCCAAACCCCGGCCTGAGCGCCGCGCCCCGGCCACCGAGCCCGCGGCCGACGCCCTGAGCTTCGACGAGGTCGTCAGCGGGGCCTTCGACGAGGCCGCGGCCCCCGAGGACACCGCCGCCGCAGCGGCCGGCCCCGCGCGCCGCGTGCTGCAGCCCGAGGCCGATTCGCCCAAGCTGCACAAGGTGCTGGCCCAGGCCGGCCTGGGCTCGCGCCTCGAAATGGAATCGCTCATCGAGCAAGGGCGCGTGTCCGTCAATGGCGAGCCCGCCCACGTGGGCCAGCGCATCCGCCAGGGCGACATCGTGCGCGTCAACGGCAAGCCGGTGCGCCTGCGCCTGCAGGCGCCGCCGCCGCGCGTGCTGGCCTACCACAAGCCCGCGGGCGAGGTCGTCACGCACGACGACCCGCAGAACCGGCCCACGGTGTTCCGCCGCCTGCCGCGCCTGCACCAGGGCAAGTGGCAGTCGGTGGGGCGGCTCGACCTCAACACCGAAGGCCTGCTGCTGTTCACCAATGCCGGTGAGCTGGCCAACAAGCTCATGCACCCGCGCTTCGGGCTGCAGCGCGAGTACGCGGTGCGCGTGCTGGGCGCGTTGTCGAACGAAGAGAAGCAGCGCCTGCTCGACGGCGTGAACCTCGACGACGGCATGGCGCAGTTCCAGTCCATCGACGATGGCGGCGGCGAGGGCGCGAACTGCTGGTACCGCGTGACCATCGGCGAAGGCCGCAACCGCGAGGTGCGGCGCATGTTCGAGGCCGTGGGCCACGCCGTGAGCCGCCTCATCCGCATCCGCTACGGCGCCGTGGTGCTGCCGCGCGGGCTGCGCCGCGGTGACTGGGTCGAGCTCGGCGAGCGCGACGTGCAGCGCCTGGGCCAGGCCGCGGGCATGGCAGCCCCGCGGCCGGTGCGCGCGCCAGCCCCCGCCGCGCCCGCCACGGCGCGCCGCAAGTACGGTCCCGGCCCCAAGCTGCCGCCGGCGCCGCCCTCGCGGGCCCGCCGCAGCGGCCCGCCGCGCGGCGATCCCGACCCGATGAAGACCAGCCAGGGCTACATCGGCCAGGACGCCGTGCAGCGCCAGCGCCGCCAGGCCAATGCCGCGGGCGCGCCCAAGGGCCGTGGCCGCAGCGGGCCACGTGGCTGA
- the ndk gene encoding nucleoside-diphosphate kinase, which translates to MAIERTLSIIKPDAVAKNVIGQIYARFEAAGLKVVAAKMAHLSRREAEQFYAVHSARPFFKDLVDFMISGPVMIQVLEGEGAILKNRDLMGATDPKKAAPGTIRADFADSIDANAVHGSDAPETAAVEVAFFFPGMNVYSR; encoded by the coding sequence ATGGCCATCGAACGCACCCTTTCGATCATCAAACCCGACGCCGTCGCCAAGAACGTGATCGGCCAGATCTACGCCCGCTTCGAGGCCGCCGGCCTGAAGGTCGTGGCCGCCAAGATGGCCCACCTCTCGCGCCGCGAAGCCGAGCAGTTCTACGCCGTGCACAGCGCGCGTCCCTTCTTCAAGGACCTGGTCGACTTCATGATCAGCGGCCCCGTGATGATCCAGGTGCTCGAAGGCGAAGGCGCCATCCTCAAGAACCGCGATCTGATGGGCGCCACCGACCCCAAGAAGGCCGCCCCGGGCACCATCCGCGCCGACTTCGCCGACAGCATCGACGCCAACGCGGTGCACGGCTCTGACGCGCCCGAGACCGCCGCCGTGGAAGTGGCGTTCTTCTTCCCCGGCATGAACGTCTACTCGCGTTGA